In one Flavobacteriales bacterium genomic region, the following are encoded:
- a CDS encoding MBL fold metallo-hydrolase: protein MVTIEFLGTGTSQGVPVVGCRCSVCQSGDQRDARLRTSALIRTGISALLIDAGPDLRQQLLRAGVDHLDAILLTHEHMDHVSGIDDVRALNYRMRSPMPIHGAPATLRAVERIYAYAFAKDRYPGVPELHLVPIEQRRFQAGGIPVECIHVMHQRMPVLGFRLGGLAYITDAKTVEPEEVRRLQGIDLLVLNALRIEEHPSHLNLREALELVDRIGPRQAYFTHISHLLGAHAEVSRQLPDGVSLAYDGLRLEVIG, encoded by the coding sequence ATGGTCACCATCGAATTCCTCGGCACAGGCACTAGTCAGGGCGTTCCCGTGGTGGGCTGCCGCTGCTCCGTATGCCAGAGCGGTGACCAGCGCGATGCCCGGCTGCGCACCTCGGCGCTCATCCGCACTGGAATCAGCGCGCTGCTCATCGATGCGGGTCCGGACCTGCGCCAGCAGCTCCTACGCGCCGGCGTGGACCATCTCGATGCCATCCTGCTCACGCACGAGCACATGGATCATGTGAGCGGGATAGATGATGTGCGCGCCCTCAACTACCGCATGCGCAGCCCCATGCCCATCCATGGCGCACCGGCGACGCTGCGTGCCGTGGAGCGCATCTACGCTTACGCCTTCGCGAAGGACCGCTACCCCGGCGTACCGGAGCTGCACCTGGTGCCCATTGAGCAGCGACGCTTCCAGGCCGGGGGCATCCCGGTGGAATGCATCCACGTGATGCACCAGCGCATGCCAGTGCTCGGCTTCCGCCTTGGAGGGCTGGCCTATATCACTGATGCCAAGACGGTGGAGCCCGAGGAGGTGCGGCGTCTGCAGGGCATTGACCTGCTCGTGCTCAATGCGCTGCGGATCGAGGAGCACCCCTCGCACCTCAATCTGCGTGAGGCGCTGGAACTGGTGGACCGCATCGGTCCGCGGCAGGCGTATTTCACCCACATCAGCCACTTGCTCGGTGCGCATGCGGAGGTCTCACGTCAGTTGCCGGATGGGGTATCGCTCGCCTATGATGGCCTGCGGCTGGAAGTGATCGGGTGA
- a CDS encoding GWxTD domain-containing protein, translating into MRHFAVLSLLLASASSMAAVEVVVEAKVFHAPGLGPRVEVNMAMIGGTMTTLPNTAGFMQARVEALTIIEQDGAIKAFAKTEVLGPERLDSLQQDLLHQEVFKLAPGAYELLVELRDLNSSDTTITRYRSPLAVGALPQGISVSDILLAERFDPATADRPTPSGYRAVPLLSDYLPSSVAQLAFYAEVYGTDAAFGQDSLFLLTYQLEDFEKRTVAGAFKRSIRAKGGAVVPIMAEMPIDQLPSGNYLAVIEVRDRAGSLQARREVFFQRNNPVRVNYDLDAMASLDLTNTFAGAMADRDSLAEHIRSMRPIADPLEQKIIDDRWKDRDLDLMRRFFYSFWLNRGPADPEAAWRAYRDEVIKVNKQFGCRVLKGYQTDRGMVYLKYGPPNTMMDRMNEMDSYPYTIWHYYRAGRFTNRRFVFYQPDLISQCMVLLHSEVPGEVQNPRWNQILHSRNVAMPNVDPAKVDTQSGERANEFFLMPR; encoded by the coding sequence ATGAGGCACTTTGCTGTCCTTTCCCTCCTCCTCGCTTCCGCATCCTCAATGGCCGCCGTGGAGGTGGTGGTGGAAGCCAAGGTGTTCCATGCCCCTGGCCTGGGTCCGCGCGTGGAGGTGAACATGGCCATGATCGGCGGAACCATGACCACCTTGCCGAACACGGCCGGATTCATGCAGGCCCGGGTTGAGGCACTCACAATCATCGAGCAGGACGGAGCCATCAAGGCCTTCGCCAAGACGGAGGTGCTGGGTCCGGAGCGGTTGGACTCCCTGCAGCAGGACCTGCTCCACCAAGAGGTATTCAAGCTGGCTCCCGGCGCCTACGAGCTGCTGGTGGAACTCCGCGACCTGAACAGTTCGGACACCACCATCACCAGATACCGTTCCCCGCTGGCCGTCGGGGCACTGCCGCAAGGCATTTCAGTTTCCGACATACTGCTTGCGGAGCGCTTCGATCCGGCCACGGCAGACCGCCCCACCCCATCGGGCTACAGGGCGGTGCCCTTGCTCAGCGACTACCTGCCCTCCTCGGTCGCCCAACTGGCGTTCTACGCGGAGGTGTACGGCACCGATGCCGCCTTCGGGCAGGACAGCCTGTTCCTGCTGACCTACCAACTGGAGGACTTCGAGAAGCGAACGGTCGCCGGTGCTTTCAAACGAAGCATTCGCGCCAAGGGCGGCGCGGTGGTGCCAATCATGGCGGAGATGCCGATCGACCAGCTGCCCTCCGGCAACTACCTGGCGGTGATCGAGGTGCGTGACCGCGCAGGGTCGCTCCAGGCCCGCCGCGAGGTCTTCTTCCAGCGGAACAATCCCGTGCGCGTCAACTACGATCTCGACGCCATGGCCAGCCTCGACCTCACCAACACCTTCGCCGGGGCCATGGCGGACCGGGACTCACTGGCGGAGCACATCCGCAGCATGAGGCCCATCGCCGACCCCCTGGAGCAGAAGATCATCGATGACCGATGGAAGGACCGCGACCTGGATCTGATGCGGAGGTTCTTCTACAGCTTCTGGCTCAACCGCGGTCCCGCTGACCCCGAGGCGGCCTGGCGAGCCTACCGCGACGAGGTCATCAAGGTGAACAAGCAGTTCGGTTGCCGGGTGCTCAAAGGCTACCAGACGGACCGCGGCATGGTGTACCTGAAATACGGCCCGCCCAACACGATGATGGACCGGATGAACGAGATGGACTCGTACCCCTATACCATCTGGCACTACTACCGCGCCGGGCGGTTCACCAACCGGCGCTTCGTCTTCTACCAGCCCGACCTCATCAGCCAGTGCATGGTGCTGCTCCACAGCGAGGTGCCCGGGGAGGTGCAGAATCCGCGGTGGAACCAGATCCTGCATTCGCGCAACGTGGCCATGCCGAACGTGGATCCCGCCAAGGTGGACACGCAGAGCGGGGAGCGCGCGAACGAGTTCTTCCTCATGCCCCGGTAG
- a CDS encoding glycosyltransferase family 2 protein yields the protein MPSTAIVILNWNGRRWLERFLPGVVSNSPGATIVVADNGSSDDSLEWLARAQPGVRTIELGTNLGFAGGYNAALRQLEADRFVLLNSDVEVAAGWLQGLTDCLDRNPDMAACQPKVLAHGKPSSFEHAGAAGGFIDRNGYPFCRGRIFELTEEDHGQYDDDCDVFWATGACLMVRADAFREVGGFDEHLFAHMEEIDLCWRLKRLGWRIGYTSASVVRHVGGGALGYGSPRKTYLNFRNSLIVLTKHLRSRALFLRIVRRLALDGFAALKFLVEGHSAHAWQVVRAHWHYFAALPRIRRQRIALSASERSPRLDGLYLRSIAYDRFILGWKTFSALDRTAFIRRAE from the coding sequence ATGCCCAGCACCGCCATCGTCATCCTCAATTGGAACGGCCGCCGCTGGCTCGAGCGGTTCCTGCCGGGCGTGGTATCCAACAGCCCGGGCGCCACGATTGTGGTAGCCGATAATGGCAGCAGCGACGACAGCCTGGAGTGGCTCGCTCGGGCGCAACCCGGGGTGCGAACCATCGAATTGGGCACCAACCTGGGATTCGCAGGGGGCTACAATGCCGCCCTGCGGCAGCTGGAAGCCGACCGCTTCGTACTGCTGAACAGCGATGTGGAGGTGGCGGCCGGATGGCTCCAGGGCTTGACCGACTGCCTGGACCGCAATCCCGATATGGCCGCCTGCCAGCCCAAGGTGCTTGCACACGGAAAGCCGTCCTCCTTCGAGCATGCCGGCGCCGCTGGCGGATTCATCGACCGTAACGGCTATCCGTTCTGCCGCGGCCGGATCTTCGAACTCACCGAGGAGGACCATGGCCAGTACGACGACGACTGCGACGTGTTCTGGGCCACAGGAGCCTGCCTCATGGTCCGGGCGGACGCCTTCCGGGAGGTCGGGGGCTTCGATGAGCACCTTTTCGCCCACATGGAGGAGATCGATCTGTGCTGGCGACTCAAGCGGCTGGGCTGGCGCATCGGGTACACCAGCGCCTCCGTCGTTCGGCACGTGGGCGGCGGGGCCCTCGGCTATGGGAGCCCGCGCAAGACCTACCTCAATTTCCGCAACAGCCTCATCGTGCTCACCAAGCACCTGCGATCGCGCGCACTGTTCCTGCGCATCGTGCGCCGCCTGGCGCTCGACGGCTTCGCAGCCTTGAAATTCCTCGTCGAAGGCCATTCCGCGCATGCCTGGCAGGTGGTGCGCGCGCATTGGCACTACTTCGCCGCACTGCCACGAATCCGGCGCCAGCGGATCGCGCTCTCCGCCTCCGAGCGTTCGCCGCGACTGGACGGGCTCTATCTGCGCAGCATCGCCTACGACCGCTTCATCCTGGGCTGGAAGACGTTCAGCGCGCTCGACCGCACCGCCTTCATCAGGCGCGCTGAATGA
- the aroQ gene encoding type II 3-dehydroquinate dehydratase — MRILILNGPNLNLLGSREPSVYGGRSFEEYLAELRSGFMGVTIDYLQTNLEGELVSAIQQADGRAQGVVLNAGGYAHTSVAVRDAIVAVRVPVVEVHISNLLAREPFRHVSLTGSVCAGSIMGFGLEGYRMAVMHLIQRA; from the coding sequence ATGCGCATCCTCATCCTCAATGGTCCCAACCTCAACCTGCTCGGCTCGCGCGAGCCTTCGGTCTATGGCGGCCGCTCCTTCGAGGAGTACCTCGCCGAGCTCCGTTCGGGATTCATGGGCGTCACCATCGACTATCTCCAGACCAACCTGGAAGGGGAGCTGGTGAGCGCCATCCAGCAGGCCGACGGCCGTGCACAGGGCGTGGTGCTGAATGCCGGCGGCTATGCGCACACCTCGGTGGCGGTGCGGGATGCCATCGTGGCCGTGCGCGTGCCCGTGGTAGAGGTCCACATAAGCAACCTGCTGGCGCGTGAGCCGTTCCGCCATGTCTCGCTCACAGGGTCGGTCTGCGCCGGCAGCATCATGGGTTTCGGGCTGGAGGGCTACCGGATGGCGGTGATGCACCTCATTCAGCGCGCCTGA
- a CDS encoding site-specific tyrosine recombinase — protein sequence MPSRIFVPMDWERALRGFRMHLKLERSLSDRTIAAYLSDAAKLRRYAEALSPPRTPVSLSAEHLRAFMQASARKGIAATSQSRLLSALRMLYRSLLLDKAIAEDPTELLESPRLGRKLPVFLSLAEVDAISDAVDLSRPLAHRDRAIIETLYGCGLRVSELCGLRISRITAQEGFVRVIGKGDKERLVPIGSEALHWIDLYRRHERAHLPVKRAAEDILFLNARGGALSRITVFKLVKSLAARAGVDKEISPHTFRHSFATHLVEGGADLRAVQEMLGHASITTTEIYTHLDREYLRSNIMRFHPRAVRA from the coding sequence ATGCCGAGCCGCATCTTCGTGCCGATGGATTGGGAACGGGCCCTCCGCGGATTCAGGATGCACCTGAAGCTGGAGCGCTCCTTGAGCGACCGGACGATCGCGGCCTACCTGAGCGATGCAGCCAAGCTGCGGCGGTATGCTGAGGCGCTGAGCCCGCCGCGCACCCCGGTCAGCCTCAGCGCCGAGCACCTGCGCGCCTTCATGCAGGCGTCCGCGCGCAAAGGAATCGCCGCCACGAGCCAATCCCGCCTGCTCAGTGCGCTGCGCATGCTCTACCGCAGCCTCCTGCTCGACAAGGCCATTGCCGAAGACCCTACAGAGCTGCTCGAGAGCCCGCGGCTCGGACGGAAGCTCCCGGTGTTCCTCTCCTTGGCGGAGGTGGACGCCATTTCGGACGCTGTGGACCTGAGCCGGCCACTGGCCCATCGCGACCGCGCGATCATCGAGACCCTCTATGGCTGCGGCCTTCGCGTGAGCGAGCTCTGCGGCCTCCGGATCTCCCGCATCACAGCCCAGGAGGGATTCGTGCGCGTGATCGGCAAGGGCGACAAGGAGCGGCTGGTGCCCATCGGCAGCGAAGCCCTGCATTGGATCGACCTGTACCGGCGCCATGAACGCGCCCACCTGCCCGTGAAGCGCGCGGCTGAGGACATCCTTTTCCTGAATGCCCGTGGCGGCGCACTGTCACGCATCACCGTCTTCAAGCTGGTGAAGTCCCTCGCCGCGCGGGCGGGCGTGGACAAGGAGATCAGCCCGCACACCTTCAGGCATTCCTTCGCCACCCACCTGGTGGAGGGTGGTGCCGACCTGAGAGCGGTGCAGGAGATGCTCGGACATGCCAGCATCACCACAACGGAGATCTATACCCATCTGGACCGCGAGTACCTGCGCAGCAACATCATGCGCTTCCACCCGCGCGCCGTGCGCGCCTGA
- a CDS encoding PQQ-dependent sugar dehydrogenase translates to MRSIGPSSILLLSLFTASPASAQEPVELELVPWANLARAIDLDFDSEGRIYVARQMGNIDIVADSATVLAPSFLDISSRVVYSGERGLLGFALDPDYAQNGHFYINYVHPSGPFGTSRISRFTRDVTDPNRADPASEVVLIALEQPNAIHQAGGLAFGPDGYLYCALGDGGGADDPNDYGQDPTTLFGTVLRIKPEADGTYSIPPDNPFAGSPNGERPEIWAYGLRNPFRIGIDPLNGDLWIADVGQQRWEEIDRWPGGLNTGPNFGWRCYEGGEEFNLSTCLPEAEHVFPVAVKGHPVTGGDFCAIIGGEVYRGGLWPRFQGRYFYSDYCVGGIWTLTPDGLGGYTDQLAAPMAFTGNSAFAVKPTGEFFMTNATQGRLFQLRDRCPMDRPVITPDGNELIAPEGASYAWFVDGVAFPDGDTQVIYAYLTGNYTVRVTYANGCIKESEPYFHLSTGTRGTVAEGLRISPNPTGGLLEVGLPSVWTHADVLVTDLCGKAVKASMQVSRTGAFQLDARGLVPGTYLLSVSDGRSAPRRARFVVAR, encoded by the coding sequence ATGCGTTCAATCGGTCCTTCGTCCATCCTGCTGCTTTCTCTTTTCACCGCGTCGCCGGCTTCCGCACAGGAGCCGGTTGAACTCGAATTAGTGCCCTGGGCCAACCTGGCGCGCGCCATCGACCTCGACTTCGATTCGGAGGGCAGGATCTACGTGGCCCGCCAGATGGGCAACATCGACATCGTCGCGGATAGCGCAACCGTGCTGGCCCCTTCCTTCCTGGATATCAGCAGCCGCGTGGTGTACAGCGGCGAGCGCGGGCTCCTGGGGTTCGCGCTCGACCCGGATTACGCGCAGAACGGGCACTTCTACATCAACTACGTCCATCCGAGCGGCCCGTTCGGCACATCGCGGATCTCGCGCTTCACCCGTGATGTGACGGATCCGAACCGGGCTGATCCTGCCAGCGAGGTGGTGCTGATCGCATTGGAGCAGCCCAATGCCATCCACCAGGCGGGCGGCCTGGCCTTCGGGCCGGATGGCTACCTGTATTGCGCGCTGGGCGACGGCGGCGGTGCGGACGACCCCAATGACTACGGCCAGGATCCCACCACGCTGTTCGGCACTGTGCTGCGGATCAAGCCCGAGGCCGATGGCACCTACTCCATCCCTCCGGACAATCCGTTCGCTGGCTCGCCCAATGGGGAGCGGCCGGAGATCTGGGCCTATGGCCTGCGCAATCCGTTCCGCATCGGCATCGATCCGCTCAACGGCGACCTGTGGATCGCGGATGTGGGCCAGCAGCGGTGGGAGGAGATCGATCGCTGGCCGGGCGGCCTCAATACCGGCCCCAACTTCGGTTGGCGCTGCTACGAGGGCGGTGAGGAGTTCAACCTGAGCACCTGCCTCCCCGAAGCGGAGCACGTATTCCCTGTTGCGGTGAAGGGGCACCCGGTGACGGGCGGCGACTTCTGCGCCATCATCGGCGGGGAGGTGTACCGCGGTGGCCTGTGGCCGCGGTTCCAAGGCCGCTACTTCTACTCGGATTACTGCGTGGGCGGCATCTGGACCCTGACGCCGGATGGCCTGGGCGGCTACACGGACCAGCTGGCAGCGCCGATGGCCTTCACCGGCAACAGTGCATTCGCCGTGAAGCCTACGGGCGAGTTCTTCATGACCAACGCCACGCAAGGGCGCCTCTTCCAACTGCGCGATCGCTGCCCCATGGACCGCCCGGTGATCACCCCGGATGGCAATGAATTGATCGCGCCGGAGGGTGCATCGTATGCCTGGTTCGTGGACGGTGTGGCATTCCCCGATGGCGACACCCAGGTCATCTATGCCTACCTCACCGGCAACTATACCGTTCGCGTGACCTACGCCAACGGGTGCATAAAGGAGTCGGAACCGTATTTCCATTTGAGCACCGGCACCCGCGGGACCGTGGCGGAGGGATTGCGAATCAGTCCGAATCCCACGGGCGGCTTGCTGGAGGTGGGACTCCCCTCCGTGTGGACCCATGCGGATGTGCTGGTCACGGATCTGTGCGGGAAGGCGGTCAAGGCCTCCATGCAGGTGTCGCGTACGGGTGCATTTCAGCTCGATGCGCGCGGCTTGGTCCCTGGCACCTACCTGCTTTCGGTCAGCGATGGCCGTTCTGCGCCACGGCGGGCACGATTCGTGGTGGCGCGCTGA
- a CDS encoding M1 family aminopeptidase codes for MPFARTSLPFAALLIASSAMAQPLMRGCLVLHDGEPPRPQPLTPGQRTLIAETIARSDTFDILHYGIDMDVTDYAGQSIKAATTITFQALMADQGSIRFDLQGLQVDSVIGPDGPLAFTHDGQFLRVNLETAPPVGEEQQLTVHYQGSPLRDPEWGGFYFASNYIYNLGIGLSTVPPNFGKVWYPCFDSFVERASYTWSVKSAGGRRLQGQGEFLGETQLGGDTVVRSFALEHEIPTHVSAIAVADYAEHAFVHTGAYGEIPVTLRAKPAQLNAMVGRFGDLGACIDALEHWYGPYAYGRVGYVLTTDGALEIPTNIAYPDFMPSQSVARNRKLFAHELGHHWWGDWVTPFVHNDMWLKEGPAEYSAHLLEEWLNGRPAMVSMVKDNLLDILGSAHTDDDGFQALSPMPDEHIYGTHTYYKGAAVMHNLRGYLGDDLFRTAMRESQVRLSNRTITPEQWRDTLESITGRDLHPFFQDWVFSPGYSVFEVRSFTSQSDGGGWTVDLHIGQKLYGTETLHSDVPLDLTLVGSDGQVHEVPVTASGASTLLQLSVPFQPVMAVLDRHHRLNQARMDHEATLLPAASYNTALPRVDFRLIASDLPDTALVRVEHIWSGADQEPFGPGVQQVSGTHYWNVSGRFEETAAMRARFIYQGGIPSQFDFDLVAGDESGMVMVWRPDADQPWVIHPDQTVTTGSLTNGTGQIELNMLLRGQIAFAKASGFIGMAEAEQGAFTLYPVPVADRLTVEVPAGRKGTCLVDILDSQGRLVLRQTRALGTGPFGVDVQDLPPGSYLLGLTGPDGRTIGAKRFVVDR; via the coding sequence ATGCCGTTCGCGCGCACGTCCCTTCCCTTCGCCGCACTCCTGATCGCCTCCTCTGCCATGGCACAGCCGCTCATGCGCGGCTGCCTGGTGCTGCACGATGGCGAGCCCCCGCGCCCCCAGCCGCTCACCCCGGGCCAGCGCACGCTCATCGCCGAGACCATTGCACGCAGCGACACCTTCGACATCCTGCACTATGGCATCGACATGGATGTGACCGACTACGCCGGTCAATCCATCAAGGCCGCTACCACCATCACCTTCCAGGCCCTCATGGCGGACCAAGGGAGCATCCGCTTCGACCTGCAGGGCCTCCAGGTGGATTCCGTGATCGGCCCGGATGGACCCCTGGCCTTCACCCACGATGGCCAGTTCCTCCGGGTGAACCTGGAGACCGCTCCGCCGGTGGGGGAGGAGCAGCAGCTTACCGTTCATTACCAGGGCTCGCCCCTCCGTGATCCGGAATGGGGCGGCTTCTACTTCGCCAGCAACTACATCTACAACCTTGGCATCGGCCTTTCCACCGTGCCGCCGAACTTCGGGAAGGTCTGGTACCCGTGCTTCGACAGCTTCGTGGAGCGTGCGAGCTACACGTGGAGCGTCAAGAGCGCCGGGGGGCGCAGGCTGCAAGGCCAGGGCGAATTCCTGGGCGAGACCCAGCTCGGCGGCGATACGGTGGTGCGCTCCTTCGCGCTGGAGCACGAGATCCCGACGCATGTCAGCGCCATCGCCGTGGCGGACTATGCCGAGCACGCATTCGTGCACACCGGCGCGTATGGCGAGATTCCCGTCACCCTGCGCGCCAAGCCCGCTCAGCTGAACGCCATGGTGGGCAGATTCGGCGACCTCGGCGCCTGCATCGATGCCTTGGAGCACTGGTACGGCCCCTATGCCTACGGGCGCGTAGGCTATGTGCTCACCACCGATGGTGCGCTGGAGATCCCCACCAACATCGCCTATCCGGATTTCATGCCGAGCCAGAGCGTGGCGCGCAACCGCAAGCTCTTCGCCCATGAGCTGGGCCACCATTGGTGGGGCGATTGGGTGACGCCCTTCGTGCATAACGACATGTGGCTCAAGGAGGGCCCCGCCGAGTACAGTGCCCATCTGCTGGAGGAATGGCTCAATGGTCGGCCCGCGATGGTGAGCATGGTGAAGGACAACCTGCTCGACATCCTCGGCTCCGCCCACACCGATGACGATGGTTTCCAGGCCCTCTCGCCCATGCCTGATGAGCACATCTACGGCACGCACACCTACTACAAGGGCGCGGCCGTGATGCACAACCTGCGAGGCTACCTGGGCGATGACCTCTTCCGGACCGCCATGCGCGAGAGCCAAGTGCGCCTCAGCAACCGGACCATAACCCCCGAGCAGTGGCGCGATACGCTGGAGTCCATCACCGGGCGAGACCTTCATCCGTTCTTCCAGGATTGGGTGTTCAGCCCCGGGTATTCAGTCTTCGAGGTGCGGTCATTCACCAGCCAATCCGACGGCGGAGGCTGGACGGTGGACCTGCATATCGGCCAGAAGCTCTACGGCACGGAAACGCTGCATTCCGACGTGCCGCTCGACCTCACCCTCGTCGGCTCTGATGGGCAGGTGCATGAGGTGCCAGTGACCGCCAGCGGCGCCTCAACGCTGCTGCAGCTGAGCGTCCCGTTCCAGCCCGTCATGGCCGTGCTCGACCGGCACCATCGCCTGAATCAGGCGCGGATGGACCATGAGGCCACGCTGCTCCCCGCCGCCTCCTACAACACGGCGTTGCCCAGGGTCGATTTCCGCCTCATCGCATCCGACCTGCCCGATACAGCGCTCGTCCGCGTGGAGCACATCTGGTCCGGAGCCGATCAGGAGCCCTTCGGCCCGGGCGTTCAGCAGGTGAGCGGCACGCATTACTGGAATGTGAGCGGGCGGTTCGAGGAGACCGCGGCGATGCGCGCCCGCTTCATCTACCAGGGTGGCATCCCCAGCCAGTTCGACTTTGACCTTGTCGCCGGCGACGAGAGCGGTATGGTGATGGTGTGGCGCCCGGACGCCGACCAGCCGTGGGTGATCCATCCCGATCAGACCGTCACCACCGGATCGCTCACCAACGGCACGGGCCAGATCGAATTGAACATGCTGCTGCGGGGGCAGATCGCGTTCGCCAAGGCATCGGGCTTCATCGGCATGGCGGAGGCGGAGCAGGGTGCCTTCACGCTCTATCCGGTGCCGGTGGCGGACCGGCTTACCGTGGAGGTGCCGGCCGGCCGGAAGGGCACCTGCCTGGTGGATATCCTGGACAGTCAGGGACGCCTCGTGCTTCGCCAGACCCGCGCGCTCGGCACGGGGCCGTTCGGAGTCGATGTGCAGGACCTGCCGCCGGGCAGCTACCTGCTCGGCCTCACCGGGCCGGATGGTCGTACCATCGGGGCCAAGCGCTTCGTGGTGGACCGCTGA
- a CDS encoding endonuclease/exonuclease/phosphatase family protein yields the protein MSDDRELLKSRPSGWHRPMWWANGLAVLVLLATYLAPHVSPKLFWPLVLLAYAYPFQVALHGIFLLYWLIARPKRMLLSGIALLIGGSHIGDHFQLRGSAAPPEGVEAEGTKLISWNVRLFDLYNWDSNDRTRDAIFDVLRREDAGILCLQEFFHSSDKRYFRTRDALVGELGYRAEHMAWSQKARNDQHFGIATFSRHPIVRRGQVAFAERSGNLCIWTDVAVEGDTVRVYNAHLASFHFGDQDYRFLDSLNTGTDTETIKVRGGRILGLLRSGSVRRAEEVAAIVEDMARSPHPVVFCGDINDVPMSYAYGQLRGNRRDAFVESGSGTGGTYIGKLPRLRIDHILHDEAIASWGFEVLPEELSDHRANRVMIAVR from the coding sequence ATGTCGGACGATCGGGAGCTACTGAAGAGCCGCCCTTCGGGCTGGCACAGGCCCATGTGGTGGGCCAATGGCCTGGCCGTACTGGTCCTGCTGGCCACCTATCTGGCGCCGCACGTGAGCCCCAAGCTCTTCTGGCCCTTGGTGCTGCTGGCCTATGCCTACCCCTTCCAGGTGGCCTTGCATGGCATCTTCCTGCTGTACTGGCTGATTGCCCGTCCCAAGCGGATGCTGCTCTCCGGTATCGCCCTGCTCATCGGAGGGTCGCACATCGGTGACCACTTCCAGTTGCGCGGCTCTGCGGCCCCCCCGGAAGGCGTTGAGGCCGAAGGCACCAAGCTGATCAGCTGGAACGTGCGCCTGTTCGACCTCTACAACTGGGACAGCAACGACCGCACGCGCGATGCCATCTTCGATGTGCTGCGCCGCGAGGACGCCGGCATCCTCTGCCTGCAGGAGTTCTTCCACAGCTCGGACAAGCGCTACTTCCGCACGCGCGATGCGCTGGTGGGTGAACTCGGCTATCGGGCCGAGCACATGGCCTGGTCGCAGAAGGCGCGCAACGATCAGCACTTCGGGATCGCCACCTTCAGTCGCCATCCCATCGTGCGGCGCGGCCAGGTGGCCTTCGCGGAGCGCTCGGGCAACCTCTGCATCTGGACCGATGTGGCGGTGGAGGGCGACACCGTCCGCGTGTACAATGCCCACCTCGCGAGCTTCCATTTCGGCGACCAGGACTACCGCTTCCTGGATTCGCTGAACACCGGCACGGACACCGAGACCATCAAGGTGAGGGGCGGGCGCATACTGGGCCTGCTCCGCTCTGGATCGGTGCGAAGGGCCGAGGAAGTCGCCGCCATCGTGGAGGACATGGCGCGGAGCCCCCACCCGGTGGTCTTCTGCGGCGACATCAATGATGTGCCCATGAGCTATGCCTACGGCCAGCTCCGCGGCAATCGCCGCGATGCCTTCGTGGAGAGCGGCAGCGGTACGGGCGGTACCTACATCGGCAAGCTGCCGCGCCTGCGCATCGACCACATCCTGCACGATGAGGCGATCGCCAGCTGGGGGTTCGAGGTGCTGCCGGAGGAGCTCAGCGACCACCGTGCAAACCGGGTGATGATCGCCGTGCGCTGA
- a CDS encoding rhomboid family intramembrane serine protease: MLEDLKRQWRSGGMVIRLILVNAAVFLLLRLVDLPFWAVRREGPDILGWLWSTSNLRDLLHRPWTVVTYMFVHWDFLHLFFNLMLLWFMGRIFEDLLGGRRVLGNYLLGGLSGLALYVAGYNILPVFADLAPISTIHGASAAVMAVLVGIAAYRPDLEVHLLLFGAVRLKWVALVLVLIDLVSVRSSGNSGGHLAHIGGAIYGYAASMQLRKGNDWSLSFVNALDRLFSLVRRKKGPRMRVTRPAAARGRSDADYNQARRDDQARIDAILDKISRSGYDSLTKEEKATLFKAGGS; encoded by the coding sequence ATGCTGGAGGATCTGAAGCGGCAATGGCGTAGCGGCGGCATGGTGATCCGCCTTATCCTGGTGAACGCAGCGGTATTCCTGCTCCTGCGCCTGGTCGATTTGCCCTTCTGGGCGGTCCGCCGAGAGGGCCCCGATATCCTGGGCTGGCTGTGGAGCACGAGCAACCTGCGGGATCTCCTTCACCGCCCATGGACCGTGGTCACCTACATGTTCGTCCATTGGGACTTCCTGCACCTCTTCTTCAACCTGATGCTGCTCTGGTTCATGGGCCGGATCTTCGAGGACCTCCTTGGCGGCCGCCGCGTCCTGGGCAACTACCTGCTGGGCGGCCTGTCGGGCCTAGCGCTGTACGTGGCGGGATACAACATCCTGCCGGTTTTCGCCGACCTCGCGCCCATCTCTACCATCCACGGCGCCTCGGCGGCGGTCATGGCCGTGCTCGTCGGCATCGCCGCCTACCGGCCAGACCTTGAGGTGCACTTGCTGCTCTTCGGTGCCGTGCGGCTCAAATGGGTGGCGCTCGTCCTCGTGCTCATCGACCTGGTGAGCGTGCGCAGCAGTGGCAATAGCGGCGGGCACCTGGCCCATATCGGCGGTGCCATCTATGGTTACGCAGCTTCCATGCAGCTGCGCAAAGGGAACGACTGGTCGCTGTCCTTCGTGAATGCACTGGACCGGCTGTTCAGCCTAGTGCGCAGGAAGAAAGGGCCGCGGATGCGCGTCACCCGTCCGGCCGCTGCCCGGGGCCGTTCCGATGCCGACTATAACCAGGCCAGGCGTGATGACCAGGCGCGGATCGATGCCATCCTGGACAAGATCTCGCGCAGCGGGTACGACAGCCTGACCAAAGAGGAGAAAGCAACCCTCTTCAAGGCCGGCGGCAGCTAA